The DNA region ATGCTTGAATaatcatgatttggttgaatTATCATGATTCATGATAAGTATTGGATCGATTTTGTGGTAGGTGTTACACAATTGATATATAATAGTAGTCAATTGAATATTTAATAGATTGAATTTAATTTGGCGGCCGTACTAACCTTTAAATAATTGGTTTTCCAACACGTTAGTTTACGTTGGTCTTGGTTTAATATATGACTTAACTTTAGCTGGTTTATTAATACTAGGGGCGGAGctccgcgcaagcgcggggttaTTGACGATTAAATGTGTTGTAAATTTGTAATACTTCAGCAATGTTATACTCTAGCTTCACATTTGGTTCTTCCTCGAATATAACCAGAAGAATTTTCTTGGGCTTCAAAAACGACCGAGAGATGTGTTACTCACTCGTGTTGACTGGTTCAAAGGAGATAAAAACGACATTCAGTATCGACCAACGCCTTCCCCGTTTAACCCAAATCAAACCCTTTCCCTTTCCATTCATCCTAATTGCTGTAGGATTTAGGTTTTCAGGCCCAAAAACATTTTGTTGCTGAATTGTATAAGTAACATGTTTGATCTTGCAGGTTGTACATCGTCATAGTAAgaacaataaatgtaaatataataattattctgaaaattcaaaaaaatccTATAATTCTTTCAGGCTCAAACCGGATTTAAAAGTTTATGTACAATATGTGGGTGGTGACAAAAGCTAGTACTGGGGCGGATACCATGACTCTTGCAGCCTTTACCCGAACATCAAAGGTTCTTAAGATGGATACAATGAGTGAGAATCCGAGAACAGCTATTGCAGATGAGTAGTCCAACCCCTTTGTGATATCATAGAAACCATGGAGACGGATCACCAGAAGATTGTGGATGATAAAAGTAATGTGTAGATGATTACCGAGTATGGAAAACTGCACTCCAGAACGAAGAGTTCATGGACAGGACACTGTACAAATCGACGTATTCATAGCAACCCGTCTTATCTTCTTTGAGAGGCAACTTATAGTAGTGTAATGAAGAAGGAGAGCCAGCCATGGAAATGCATCGCCTAGGCTTAGCACAGCGAAAGCAATAGAAGCAGGCTCCTGACGACAGTGACCATCGGCTCTTCTCATCATGGTTACCATGTCCGTTTCCTGAACAAACTCATTAATTATTCCAGTTCTCTAAACATAACATCTAAATGGTGTAGCTACTCAATCTTACCAAGGTATTCTCCATTGAGCCAGACATGCGATGTGTGGCCAAGGCTAGCAACTCTAACAGTAGGCTTGCCTCCGTCATTCTTAAGGTCACTGTCATCTATCATGAAGCTATAATATAGAAAATCAATCAGATAAGATTCTTATGTTTCGTTTTGATGTTTTCTTCTTAAATTCtgattaataaaaagaaatccACTTGTACTTAGTTTGTTGTGTACCATCCGTAATCAGACTCGTCTTTGGCCAAGCCATAAAGCACAACGGAACATAAGAATCACCTTTAAGCTCATTTAGAACGGCCTTGATGAACACCTTGAAATCAAACTTCTCATTGACTTCTTTGACTTCATATAGTTCCTTGCAGAATCTGCAGTGAGATGAGAGACAATCTGAAACATAtagcaaccaaaaaaaaatgaaagtaaaCAATCTCTTACTATTTTTTGTCGATGCAATACCTTCTGATCAAGGAGAAGTAGAGTGCTTCTTGATGTTTTTCGAGTCCCAAAAATGGAGAAGCCGAGCAACAATCAACGCTTGATAAAGAAGATTAACTGACAGAGGTTCTGAAGATTCATCCAACCTTTGACCCTCTTCAATTTATAGGTTTGATGTGAAGAATACGGAGAGATGAGCATCGCTTCTGAATTAAATGACGAAAATATTAATTGGTAAATCAAGAGACATAAGTTGAACAATAGGGAAGATTAAAagtttggagaaaaaaaaaactatttggtGTTTGCAGAGAAGACGGAAGACGGCGaggcagagaaaaaaaaagcccTAATTAACTTGAACACAAATCGCTGTATTTGATATACCTGAACATTAATTGAACCGAAATCATACCATATAAACCAAACGCGAGAATACAATCACCAGACCAAACCGAAACGACCATGGGACCCACAATCATTAAAAAAGGCTGACGTGGATGCCCTGAGAAGAGAGCAAAGTGGCtcattacatatataaataaatacatatatatatatatatatatgattctaaTATCATGATATTAAAGATCAGTGGCATTCAATTGTAactattaaaagatatttatggctaaatattatttgtatttcaattttagtagtttatattttatcactACTTATTTATTCTATTACTAGATGTGCACTTAAAAAGATTGAATTTGTTTTCGATTTATCaataactcatttaaaatatactattatttttggttttgaatttcAAATATTGAGTTTTGTGTTTAATTCTTCGTGATTATCTTACTTTCAAAGTGTAATAGATTtgttaaaactaaatttaaagaTGACACTTGTGtcttaaaagtataaatattcgacatgaatacaatatatttttattatcaaaatttattaacaatgtGAACTTTcaacttttaatttaaaattagtttctctaagaaatattatattgttattaTAACTATCAATTTACACTActatataacaaattattttaattattgttataGTATTTTATGATAAACCTAACATAACTTTTGTTTAAAACACATGAACTCAATATATTACATCTATTGAATATTTCCATATTGCaatagtaaattttaaattaattttgttgttgaGTATTAgcataaatttgatttttctataaaacatatgatttccttatatattaataaataatcatttaaaaagttGTAACCTTAAacttgtattaattaaaaagagtTCTGTTTAGGTGTTACTTAATTAGAATGTTAATTTGGCTTACATGGCAGCATAATGAAAAATTAGTAAGTCCAAAATCTAATTGCTAGGATAACTTACTTCAACCCAAACACAAatgtatatgaaaaaatattatactcgACAAACCATAGTAAGACTATAGTAAGATTCACTAAGAAAAATATCATACTCGACAAAACTATAacacatctattttttttttcccaaattgaaaTTCATTCATAACTAAAATACCATCATTCGTACAAAGCTGGCGACAAAACGAAATAGCCCCAAAAACAAGAGCCCATAGAAAGCGGCAACAAGAACCCACTTCGGGGCGGCTTAAACCCACACCGGGGTTGATTTAAAGATGGAATAAAAACTACACAACTACTAGAACCAGACAAATGGTTAACATCAAAGCAGGATGAACATATAACATAACGATTAGCAATCTTTCAAACTAAGCAAATGCCAATGATTGGGGGTTACCGCTGCTGCCCATAGACTGCCACCCGATACCTTAATTGCAGGTTAATTCTTAAATTTTGATATCTCTTTAGCTAAACGATTTTATATTGTGTAAATATTTCTACCTAATAATTGTTCTGAACATTTTCTTTAAACCAATGATTATTTCAGATATGTCTCCGCATGTGAAGGTGCTTGGCGGAACTTCCAGTTTCCGATTCACTATAGATCCATCCCTGTTGAGAGAATACAATTCCATCTACCTGGAAAACAGACAATTGTCTTTAAGGACGATGACACATACGATGAGGTAACCAGCTGAAAGCTGATCAAAAATACTATGTTGCTCGGGTGGTTCGAGTTAAACAAGGTCAATGCGAAGGCTCGGACACTCACTCTCGCCGAAATTCTCATATGGTTTACTtggaataaaaaggaaaaaagtttCATGAAAGATAGAGAGGGTCCAGCATTGGGCGAATCAATTATGCCCCTCGGCTCATTGAAGAAGCTTTCTATTTGCGAGTATTGCTAAAAATTGTGAGAGGTCCAACATGTTTTGAGGACATAAGAACTTATAAAAATGTTCGTTATGAAACATTCAAAGAAACATGCTTTGCAAAGAGACTTCTAGAAGATgatcaataatatatataacatattatcAGGACGAGTTTTACTGGTTCTGCATCTTACTTGCGTCATGTATTTGTTGTTACCCTGCAGTCGGGTACGCTGTCTATGCCTGAAGTTGTTTGGGAGAAGACTTGGGACTTTCTTTGTGATGACATCGAATATAAACAAAGGCAGCTATTAAATAGACTAGGTAATAATAATGCTATATTTTTTATCATTCATGATAGATAATTATaaatagttaataataaaaCGATTAGTGATAATGTTTGACGTGCAGATCTTTGTTTATCTGACGAGGAGAAAAAAGAATATGCTCTCATAGAAATtgaaaaaattctaaaaagcaACAGAACTTCATTGGAGAACTGGAAGAATATGCCTCAGCCAGTaccatatataattaataacattGTCTTGATTATGGATGAGTTAAGTTACGATCGAGAAGAGTTAAAAGCTAATCATGATCGTGATTTACCAAAGCTGACTGAGGAGCAAAGGAAAATTTATGATGAGATAACTGATGTTGTGTTAAACAAAAAGGGAGGTGTGTTTTTCGTTTATGACTTTGGTGGTACTAAGAAAATCTTTTTGTGGAGATTACTTTCTGCTGCTATTAGATACAAGGGGCCAGATATGTTTGAATGTAGCGtcaagtgggatagcttctatATTACTACCAGGAGGAAGAATATCACATTCTAGATTTGGAATTCCTATCAATCCTGATGAGTTTTCCACCTGCACAGTTCCGCTAGGAATCGATCAAGCAGAACTTATGAAAGCAGCTTCTCTTATCATTTGGGATGAAGCGCTGATGATAAGTAAGCATTGTTTTGAAGCACTCGATAGGACTATGAAAGACATTGTTCGAAATAAGGATAAACGACCTTTTGGTGGGAAAGTTGTTGTACTTGGAGGGGATTTTAAACAAGTTTTACCCGTAATTCATGGAGCTGGAAGGGCTGAAATCGTTAATGAGTAACTCAATGCTTCTTACCTTTTGAAGCATGTTAAAGTCTTGCAGCTAACGAAGAATATGAGGTTTATGTCAAAGGATTTGTCACCTGAAGAAGCAAAAGAAGTTGAAGAGTTTTCACAGTGGATTTTAGATGTTGGGGATGGAAATCTTGGCGAAGGAGATGATGGTGAATCTCTAATCACAATTCCAGATTAGTTTCTTATTCTTGATGTCGATGATCCAGATAAGCAAAACATTGTATGGGGGAGGCCACTTCTTTACAATATAATAAAGAACCACAATTTTTCCAAGAGAAAGCAATACTGTGTCCTACTAACGAGGATGTGAAGATTATTAATCAGCACATGTTGGATAAGTTGCAAGGTTAGCTTTTGActtacttattttatgttttttcatttattatgGATTTACTTGTGTTTTGAAACTCTTTTAATTTTGGTTCTTTCATGCAGGTGAGGAAAGGTTTTATCTGAGTTCTGATTCTATTGATGCTTCAGACCGGTTTTCCGTTAATGATCAAGCTCTCACTCCCGATTTTCTGCATAGCATCAAAGTGTCTGGTTTACCTAACCATAGTTTGCGATTGAAGGTGGGTGTCCTATCATGTTGCTAAGGAATATTGATCCGCACGGGGGAATGATGAACAGAACCAGACTTCAGATAACAGAATTGTACGATTTCATGATAAAAGCCAAAGTTATCACATGTGAAAAAATTGGGGAAACTGTGCTTATTCCCAGACTATCGATAACACCTTCTGATAAGAAGTTGCCATTCAAAATGAGGAGGCGACAACTGCCAATAGCAGTTGCATTTGCGATAACAATCAATAAAAGTCAAGGTCAATCACTTGCACAGGTTGGTCTGTTTCTACCAAGACCTGTGTTTTCTCATGGGCAACTATATGTTGCTGTGTCTAGAATAACTTCTATGAAAGGATTGAAGATTTTGATCTTCGACAGTGAAGGCAAGCCTCAACATCAGACAAAGAACGTTTTCAAATAATCTGTGATCTGTTAAATTTGTAGTTTATTTGTGGTCCCTTGATATATTTTCAGATTGCTTGAAGTTGGTCTCTATGAGTTGATGTATTTTTTAATTCGTTCAGGCTTATCATATTTTACTTGGGATTTACAAGACGAATATACCAACATATTATGTCCCAAATTAAGTATACGAATATAAAGGGTTTCTATTCGTGATCTTAAACGTTGAAAGGAGCGAAAgttgttttatatataactcttctttaatattttttctattaacTGTACTATctattttcttctcttcctttttgGTCTCTCTGAATCtctattttgtaagtttttatttGAACATTTTTGTTGCACAGTATACATAGATATGTTTCATAGGTTAAGATCTTATTACTAAATGTAATGGTAGAATAGATCTGTGGGATTTTAGATTCTCTAACTaggtatatatttttagttattaaaattttttatatattaaaaattcatcTGTGAATGTTGTTTAGATATTATTGCTTCCGTTTTATTAACCTAGATTTTTTTAAACCGGTTAACATGTAGAAACATGTGAACATGGCAGACAACAGAGACTTCAAAGGAAAACGTCCGGCTGAGATTGATTACGATTCATCTCCCAAAGATGCTTTCAAAAAGGAAAACAGGGAAACAAAGGCGCATTATAGGAAGAAACTTGCTATGTACAAGGCACAAACGAGTGCTATTCTTGCGAAGTATGAAGAGGCCGTCGAGGTGAACCGTATTGGAGCCAAACTGGAGCTACTTAAGAGGCCTCTTCCCTGATGTCTGAGAAAGTTAAACTTCAAGCGGATCTTAGGGTTGCAAAGAGGAAGATGGCCAATGTTAAGGTACCTAACATCGATTGGTTTAAGCTAGGTGAACCAGATATGTTTTAGTGACTCCTTGGCTTCTAAATCTGTCAGAATTTGTTATATAATTATGCTTATGTTTATTCCGTTTCATGTTCAGACTTATGTTCCAGGTTTTTACAACCGGGTTAAAACTTAATCTATGATATTAATTAGtgttatttactttttttgtttgcatATACATGTTGGATTTTATTTTCGTCTGAAAACATAGTTAGATAGCTTGGTGGTTCTATCGGGATTTTGATTTGCAATTTgcatagtttagggtttaaatgGTTTTGTTATATAGCTAATCATAGCTGTTGATTGAATTTAAAATCAGACCGAAAGAAATCCCGATtttatattttgcatttttgtatttatgtttccaaattttatttatgtggTTGGCAATTAATACATTATATAATATGAATAGACAAACTAAAGTTGTTTACGCTACCCCTGTTTGTAATGATGATCCATTTGAAACTTTTCGGTTTTATTTTGTGAGGTGagtgaaaaatattataaaatgttatgaattttaaaactGTGGATAAAaatgacaaatatatataaacacgaaatgactatatatataaacatgaaaacaCAAATCCAATATACAAACTAATCTGAAATTTGGAAATGAGGATAAACCGCGTTTTGAAAacgcagatcaaaatctaatcGTTTATTAAAGTTGATTGTGCAAATTTCGTTTCCAATGTTAGTTGAGAATAATTCTGATCGGATAACAAACGGttgtaaaattaatttgttatgatatttataaatataatttttgtataactaatttgttatcaaattaataaatataaaatttgtataattcatttttttgcttTTCAATTAATAGCCCATTATCTAGTAGTGTGAAAATTCTGAGAGAATTGCTTACGTGGGACCATGTTAACCCAACGCTCACCAATCATTATAttacgatttaaaaaaaaacaaataatatgaaagaaaaaaactaaaatcaaattgTAAAACTGAAATTGTGTGGAGGAAACAGCTCCTCGACAGAGAGAAACTGAATCTGTGGCTGCGTAAATCTCTGAATAAACATTCTTCCACATATCTATCTCTCTCGCTGAAGCTAAAAATGGTACAAGATGAACAATGAAGACGAACTTTTGTTGCATTATTAACCCTGTTGTTATGTTCCTCACATGGTCTGTTACATCGTTCCTTCTTACAACAATCCAGTTTTGTTTCGTCCCAGTCAAAAATTCATCGGTCGCATCACTGTTTCTACCCCAAGCTCTTGAAGACAAGAGTTAGGGTTCCTGCCATTAGCGACGGTGGTATCCTCTACAATAGCTTAGTCTCCGAGGTAagccaaatatatattttttgttacaaTTCGTTTCTAGAATGTACGAATTGCTAAATGTCTTATCATAATCGATTATTGTTGAATTCAATCTGACAATAAAATTATTGAGCTCTTTATGTTTGAATGCAACAGACAAATATGCATTTTAGGTGTTCAAATTGCATTCTTTGTGACATTTTTACTTATGATTTTAGACTTTTGTTAATCTTTTGGTGAATTAAGTGTTCAATGTTGAATTCCTACATTTAGACTTGTTTTATTCAATGTTAaattacatgtttataaaatgaagTTGCTCCATAATGTGAATGTAATGATCATAGGCTGTGAGGCTTTTGGTTCCGCAAGCAAACTTTGACGCCTCCAAGCTCAAAGTGGAATTCTTAGGGGAGCTACTGGAGAATAAAGCTATCGGACGGGTTATTACACCTCGCACATATATTCTTTCACACTGTGACTTCACTGCTAACTTGACCTTGACCATCTCAAATGTAATCAACCTCGATCAACTACAAGGCTGGTACAAGAAAGACGATGTGGTTGCTGAGTGGAAGAAGGTGAATGAAAAGTTCCGGTTACATATTCATTGTTATGTTAGTGGCCCCAGTTTATTGCAGGATGTGGCTGCAGAGCTTAGATATCACATATTCTCCAAGGAACTACCTTTGGTtagtctttttcttcttttctcccCAGTTGGTACTCAAGA from Raphanus sativus cultivar WK10039 chromosome 8, ASM80110v3, whole genome shotgun sequence includes:
- the LOC108810996 gene encoding LOW QUALITY PROTEIN: magnesium dechelatase SGRL, chloroplastic (The sequence of the model RefSeq protein was modified relative to this genomic sequence to represent the inferred CDS: inserted 1 base in 1 codon); the protein is MVCYIVPSYNNPVLFRPSQKXHRSHHCFYPKLLKTRVRVPAISDGGILYNSLVSEAVRLLVPQANFDASKLKVEFLGELLENKAIGRVITPRTYILSHCDFTANLTLTISNVINLDQLQGWYKKDDVVAEWKKVNEKFRLHIHCYVSGPSLLQDVAAELRYHIFSKELPLVLKVVVHGDSVLFRENPELMEAYVWVYFHFSTPKYNRIECSGPLKYAAKLYTLIHGKQKGNHQGFLSSNTSSRKLTRPKSIFHTLFTFLL